In a genomic window of Mucilaginibacter sp. KACC 22063:
- a CDS encoding Smr/MutS family protein codes for MKWKLGDFVRFVDERREGYITRIFDDQMIGVTGDDDFEIPVLASKVTSVYGHEASAAKRGEEQTVALQPLESFVKYGVHIAVVPDAKAASVVRFYLVNETSFTLLVTLASTQQDKHKGEFSGMIGPQSATEIYTAQLADIQLWPIFDLQALYFTPQNVKPLKPITLTEKFKAKDFSGVKKTIPVLNKAGWLIRIDEPEVILDPQKLKESFFKPAEEKIEIARPENEIDLHIEKLRDDYHFLNGSEILNIQLTHFKKALDAAIVHQMQGIVFIHGTGNGILKHELHKQLSKHPKVQTYMDAHKEKFGFGATRVVLK; via the coding sequence ATGAAATGGAAGCTTGGTGATTTTGTACGCTTTGTTGATGAGCGGCGCGAGGGATATATAACCCGTATTTTTGATGACCAGATGATTGGCGTTACCGGGGACGACGATTTTGAGATACCTGTATTGGCCAGTAAGGTAACATCAGTTTACGGGCATGAGGCATCAGCTGCAAAACGAGGCGAAGAACAGACGGTTGCTTTACAACCCTTAGAAAGCTTTGTAAAATATGGCGTTCATATAGCGGTAGTGCCAGATGCTAAGGCTGCTTCAGTTGTGCGTTTCTACCTGGTGAATGAAACCTCATTTACGCTTTTAGTTACATTGGCAAGCACACAACAGGATAAGCATAAAGGCGAATTTTCAGGGATGATAGGCCCGCAGTCGGCAACAGAAATTTATACGGCTCAACTGGCAGATATCCAGTTATGGCCAATATTTGACTTGCAGGCATTATACTTTACACCGCAAAACGTTAAGCCCTTAAAGCCTATAACACTTACCGAAAAGTTTAAAGCTAAGGACTTCTCTGGCGTAAAGAAAACTATACCTGTTTTAAACAAAGCAGGGTGGCTGATCCGTATAGACGAGCCTGAAGTAATACTTGATCCTCAAAAATTAAAGGAGAGCTTTTTTAAACCAGCTGAAGAAAAGATAGAGATTGCCCGGCCTGAAAACGAGATCGACTTGCACATTGAAAAACTCCGCGACGATTACCACTTTTTAAACGGCAGCGAAATACTGAATATTCAACTTACTCATTTTAAAAAAGCATTGGATGCCGCCATAGTACATCAAATGCAAGGCATTGTATTTATTCATGGTACAGGCAATGGTATTTTAAAACACGAATTGCACAAACAGTTGAGTAAGCACCCCAAAGTGCAAACCTATATGGATGCACATAAAGAGAAGTTTGGTTTTGGAGCTACAAGAGTAGTTTTAAAATAA
- a CDS encoding ABC transporter permease, with translation MNKRIKIDGKSDVTVSGVYEDLPSNSDFRDLTFIAPWKLYIDNLNWSEKYTNPWRNNSFITYVQISDNADFNTLSKKIKNVKLRQVHPAEAAFKPRVFLHPMSRWHLYSEFKNGMQIGGRIEFVWMFGIIGSFVLLLACINFMNLSTARSEKRAKEVGIRKAVGSLRTQLVKQFFAESVVVAVIAFAVSLILVELILPYFNQVAGKNLQILWRQPMFWITGLCFAAFTGFVAGTYPALYLSSFKPVKVLKGTFKAGKMASIPRKVLVVLQFTISVILIIGTIVVFKQVQFAREKKAGYDKDGLLTINAMTDDIHKHFDAFEGELKGSGAVSSIAESSSPVTAIQEVDNGFSWEGKAPEVQGDFSVVRTSFGFGKTINWKIKEGRDFSKDFPTDSIGIILNESAVKFMNLKDPVGKTINWDGQAFHVIGVVNDIIMYSPYLPVFRGVFVMDHQALPNITVRLNNRMPTNDAISKIETIFKKYNPSQPFSYQFTDEEYQRKFENEQRVGKLANFFTILAIFISCLGLYGMASFMAEQRTKELGVRKVLGASVLHLWGLMSAEFIMLIGVALLIAGPTAWYLMHKWLEKYEYRTTIPWWIFALTALVAMVLTLATVSYQSIKAALTNPIKSLKTE, from the coding sequence ATGAACAAGCGTATAAAGATTGATGGCAAATCAGATGTTACCGTAAGCGGTGTGTATGAGGATCTACCTTCTAATTCTGATTTTCGGGATCTTACCTTCATAGCACCCTGGAAACTGTATATCGACAATTTAAATTGGTCTGAAAAATACACCAACCCGTGGCGCAACAACTCATTTATAACTTATGTACAGATTTCAGACAATGCCGATTTCAATACATTATCTAAAAAGATAAAAAATGTAAAACTTCGCCAGGTACATCCGGCCGAAGCTGCTTTTAAACCCAGGGTCTTTCTCCATCCCATGAGCAGGTGGCATCTGTACAGTGAATTTAAAAATGGTATGCAAATCGGCGGACGTATTGAGTTTGTGTGGATGTTTGGCATCATCGGGAGTTTTGTTCTCCTGCTGGCCTGCATTAATTTCATGAACCTAAGCACAGCCAGATCTGAAAAGAGGGCTAAAGAAGTAGGTATACGTAAGGCTGTAGGATCATTACGTACCCAGTTAGTTAAACAGTTTTTTGCAGAATCAGTTGTTGTGGCTGTAATTGCTTTTGCAGTTTCATTGATCTTAGTAGAGCTGATACTTCCTTATTTCAACCAGGTAGCAGGTAAAAATTTGCAGATATTATGGCGCCAGCCAATGTTCTGGATAACCGGTTTATGCTTTGCTGCGTTTACCGGTTTTGTAGCCGGCACTTATCCTGCACTATACTTATCATCATTTAAACCGGTAAAAGTTTTAAAAGGCACTTTTAAGGCCGGCAAAATGGCATCCATTCCTCGTAAGGTATTGGTTGTTTTGCAATTTACAATTTCAGTGATATTGATTATTGGCACCATAGTCGTGTTTAAACAAGTACAATTTGCACGGGAGAAAAAAGCAGGCTACGATAAAGACGGGCTGCTTACCATAAACGCAATGACGGATGATATTCATAAACACTTTGATGCCTTTGAGGGTGAATTAAAAGGTTCGGGAGCGGTTAGTAGCATTGCAGAATCATCAAGCCCTGTTACTGCCATACAAGAAGTAGATAATGGCTTTAGCTGGGAAGGAAAAGCCCCCGAAGTTCAGGGCGATTTTTCTGTTGTAAGAACATCTTTTGGTTTTGGCAAAACTATTAACTGGAAAATTAAAGAAGGACGGGATTTTTCGAAAGACTTCCCTACCGACTCGATAGGAATCATATTAAATGAATCAGCCGTTAAGTTCATGAATTTAAAGGACCCGGTTGGTAAAACAATTAACTGGGACGGCCAGGCATTTCATGTAATAGGCGTTGTAAATGATATCATCATGTATTCGCCTTACTTGCCTGTGTTCCGTGGGGTTTTTGTAATGGATCATCAGGCACTACCAAACATTACTGTCAGATTAAACAACCGAATGCCTACCAATGATGCTATCAGTAAGATTGAAACAATTTTTAAAAAATATAACCCGTCACAACCTTTCAGTTATCAATTTACAGATGAAGAATACCAGCGTAAGTTTGAGAATGAACAACGTGTAGGTAAATTGGCCAATTTCTTTACTATCCTGGCTATTTTCATCAGTTGCCTTGGTCTATATGGCATGGCCTCATTTATGGCAGAGCAGCGTACAAAAGAATTGGGTGTAAGAAAGGTACTTGGCGCTTCGGTCTTACATCTGTGGGGTTTAATGTCGGCCGAATTTATAATGCTTATTGGTGTTGCTTTACTAATAGCAGGACCTACAGCATGGTACCTGATGCACAAATGGCTGGAAAAATATGAGTACAGGACTACTATACCATGGTGGATCTTTGCCCTTACTGCACTGGTAGCCATGGTACTTACCTTAGCTACTGTGAGTTACCAAAGTATTAAAGCGGCCTTAACTAACCCGATTAAGAGCTTAAAAACAGAGTAA
- a CDS encoding ABC transporter permease, which yields MISNYLKIAWRNLIKNKAHSIINILGLSAGMAVAILIGLWIYSELTFNRDYPNHDRLGIVMQNQTFNGETNSQTAVPYVMGDQLRKEYSGDFKHVAMATWLINHVLAFGENKINQKGNFIEPEITDMLSLRMLKGTRKALYDKQSIILSASTAKALFGDADQ from the coding sequence ATGATCAGCAACTATCTTAAAATAGCCTGGCGAAACCTTATTAAAAACAAGGCGCACTCCATTATAAATATTCTGGGGCTTTCTGCCGGTATGGCGGTAGCTATACTGATTGGCCTTTGGATATATAGCGAGTTAACTTTTAACCGGGATTATCCTAATCATGACCGGCTGGGCATTGTAATGCAAAACCAAACCTTTAATGGCGAAACTAACTCACAAACAGCGGTACCTTATGTAATGGGCGATCAGTTACGTAAAGAGTACAGCGGTGATTTTAAGCATGTGGCTATGGCAACGTGGTTGATCAACCACGTACTGGCTTTTGGTGAAAATAAAATAAATCAGAAAGGTAATTTCATTGAACCTGAAATTACCGATATGCTTTCGCTGAGAATGCTTAAAGGAACACGTAAGGCATTGTACGATAAACAATCCATCATATTATCAGCATCAACAGCTAAGGCATTATTCGGTGATGCTGACCAATGA
- a CDS encoding N-acetylmuramoyl-L-alanine amidase family protein, with amino-acid sequence MSLTLLSFKPQSDSTNQFRFHTIVIDAGHGGKDPGAHGAFSTEKKVALAIALKLQKALEAQLPEINTVMTRSTDVFIPLNERARIANTHKGNLFISIHCNSSPLAHGKDKGSLFLVYGYHRSGEQREAIRENASIFIEKNYKENYSDYDPNSPAAAIILNNYMLRYRKQSILFSTLLNEEIKDTYNRHTFGVKEQGILVLAHSAMPAVLVETGFINNEDDEEYLNSEEGQMQIVNSIVKAVKAYKERITNN; translated from the coding sequence TTGAGCCTGACACTTTTATCTTTCAAACCCCAATCAGATTCTACTAATCAATTTCGTTTTCATACCATTGTTATTGATGCAGGCCATGGGGGTAAAGACCCCGGAGCACACGGCGCATTTTCAACAGAAAAGAAAGTGGCTTTGGCCATTGCTTTAAAACTACAGAAGGCTTTAGAGGCGCAATTGCCTGAAATTAATACAGTAATGACACGCAGTACTGATGTGTTTATCCCCCTGAATGAACGTGCACGTATCGCCAATACACACAAAGGAAATCTGTTTATTTCTATACATTGTAATTCGTCCCCGCTGGCGCATGGCAAAGATAAGGGCTCGCTGTTCCTGGTTTATGGTTATCACCGCAGCGGCGAACAAAGAGAGGCCATCCGCGAAAACGCTTCCATATTTATTGAGAAGAACTATAAGGAAAATTATAGTGACTACGACCCAAATTCGCCTGCGGCTGCCATTATATTAAACAACTATATGCTGCGCTACCGTAAGCAAAGCATACTGTTCAGCACGTTGCTTAACGAGGAAATTAAAGACACCTATAACCGCCATACCTTTGGTGTTAAGGAGCAGGGGATACTTGTTTTGGCACACAGCGCTATGCCTGCTGTACTTGTAGAAACAGGCTTTATCAACAACGAGGACGATGAGGAATATCTCAACTCTGAAGAAGGGCAGATGCAAATTGTTAACTCGATTGTGAAAGCTGTTAAGGCTTATAAAGAACGGATTACGAACAACTAA
- a CDS encoding peroxiredoxin, which translates to MSLRLGDKAPNFKAQTSEGEIDFYEFLGDSWGVLFSHPADYTPVCTTELGRTASLKEEFDKRNVKVAALSVDSVESHKGWINDINETQNVEVNFPIIADENREIAEAYDMIHPNASLTATVRSLFIIAPDKTIKLMITYPASTGRNFQEILRVIDSLQLTANYSVSTPADWKDGEPVVISPAIKNEDIPAKFPKGHVEVKPYLRMTPQPNK; encoded by the coding sequence ATGAGTTTAAGATTAGGCGATAAAGCGCCAAACTTTAAGGCACAAACCTCAGAAGGGGAGATCGATTTTTATGAATTTCTTGGCGATAGCTGGGGCGTTTTGTTTTCTCACCCGGCAGACTATACTCCTGTTTGTACAACCGAGCTTGGCCGTACAGCATCTTTAAAAGAAGAGTTTGACAAACGTAACGTAAAGGTAGCCGCTTTGAGTGTAGATTCTGTAGAATCGCACAAAGGTTGGATAAATGATATCAACGAGACACAGAACGTGGAAGTGAACTTCCCTATCATTGCCGACGAGAACCGCGAAATTGCAGAAGCATATGATATGATACATCCAAATGCTTCGCTTACGGCAACAGTACGTTCATTATTTATTATAGCTCCGGACAAAACCATTAAGCTGATGATTACTTATCCGGCTTCAACAGGACGTAATTTTCAGGAGATTTTACGTGTGATTGATTCATTGCAGTTAACCGCTAATTACAGTGTATCTACTCCGGCAGACTGGAAAGATGGCGAGCCCGTAGTGATTTCACCTGCTATTAAAAACGAAGATATTCCGGCTAAATTCCCGAAAGGGCATGTGGAGGTTAAGCCGTATCTGCGTATGACACCACAGCCTAACAAATAA
- a CDS encoding glycoside hydrolase family 30 protein: MKKNHLLVYGAVCCLMAMQTAYSQTKTAAKYTAAGKAVTVYTTAKGTDYKISQTEILHFTDKPQPVETEVSVFVDPDKKFQTIVGFGGALTDASAETFYKLPKDKQKELMTAYFDKSKGIGYTMGRTHIQSSDFSSDSYSYVKEGDVALKTFDISHDEKYRIPFIKQAIATAGKLNVFVTPWSPPAWMKTNNSMLKGGKLKEQYAQPWANFYVKFIKAYEKDGIPVWGLSVQNEPMATQTWESCIYTADDERVFIKKYLGPTLQKEGLSSKKLMAWDHNRDLLYQRASTVLSDPDAAKYVWGIAYHWYETWTGAGMNFDNERRVAEAFPDKHLMFTEGCVEKFDFDKLKDWSLGERYGYSMINDLNAGTVGWTDWNILLDEKGGPNHVGNFCFAPIHADTRTGELIYTNSYYYIGQLSKFIKPGARRVISSASRDKLITTAFANPDGRIAVVVMNQTDNEIPYFLWVKGKAAKTTALPHSIATLVIE, translated from the coding sequence ATGAAAAAAAATCATTTACTTGTTTACGGTGCTGTGTGCTGCCTTATGGCTATGCAAACAGCTTACAGCCAAACCAAAACGGCTGCTAAATATACTGCTGCCGGGAAGGCTGTAACGGTTTATACCACCGCCAAAGGGACAGATTACAAGATCAGCCAGACAGAAATCCTGCACTTTACCGACAAGCCCCAACCTGTAGAAACTGAAGTTTCGGTATTTGTAGACCCTGACAAAAAGTTTCAGACCATTGTTGGTTTTGGTGGTGCGCTTACTGATGCCTCTGCGGAAACTTTTTACAAGCTGCCAAAGGATAAGCAAAAGGAATTAATGACCGCTTATTTTGATAAATCAAAAGGCATTGGCTATACCATGGGGCGTACACACATCCAGAGCAGCGATTTCTCCAGCGATAGCTACTCATATGTTAAAGAAGGTGACGTTGCACTAAAAACCTTTGATATCAGCCATGACGAAAAATACCGCATTCCGTTTATAAAACAGGCTATTGCTACTGCCGGTAAATTGAACGTGTTTGTGACGCCGTGGAGTCCACCGGCATGGATGAAAACCAATAACAGCATGCTTAAAGGCGGTAAGCTTAAAGAGCAATATGCACAGCCCTGGGCAAATTTCTATGTGAAATTCATAAAAGCTTATGAGAAAGACGGCATCCCTGTTTGGGGCTTATCTGTACAGAACGAACCAATGGCTACCCAAACATGGGAGTCATGTATTTACACTGCCGATGATGAACGCGTGTTCATTAAAAAATATTTAGGCCCAACTTTGCAGAAGGAAGGCTTATCCAGCAAAAAGCTGATGGCATGGGATCATAACCGCGACTTATTGTATCAACGTGCCAGTACAGTATTAAGTGACCCGGATGCAGCAAAATATGTTTGGGGTATAGCTTACCACTGGTACGAAACCTGGACAGGTGCCGGAATGAATTTCGATAATGAGCGCCGTGTGGCCGAAGCTTTCCCGGATAAGCACCTGATGTTTACCGAAGGTTGCGTTGAGAAATTTGATTTTGATAAGTTGAAAGACTGGTCGCTGGGTGAGCGTTACGGATATTCGATGATCAATGACCTTAATGCAGGTACTGTTGGCTGGACCGACTGGAATATTTTACTTGATGAAAAAGGTGGCCCTAACCACGTAGGTAATTTCTGCTTTGCACCGATACATGCCGATACCCGTACAGGTGAGCTGATCTATACCAACTCGTATTACTACATTGGTCAGCTTTCTAAATTTATAAAGCCAGGTGCACGTCGTGTTATCAGCTCTGCCAGCCGCGATAAGCTGATCACTACCGCATTTGCTAATCCTGACGGCCGCATTGCCGTGGTTGTTATGAACCAAACCGATAACGAAATTCCATACTTTTTATGGGTAAAAGGAAAAGCAGCAAAAACAACTGCACTTCCGCACTCAATAGCTACTTTGGTGATTGAGTAA
- a CDS encoding GNAT family N-acetyltransferase translates to MIDIYLKRTTSDNADFRLLIKELDADLRQRNGEVMDIYDQHNIIEQIDTVVIAYAGDEPAGCGCFKDYDANTVEVKRMYVRPAYRGNKISAKILTELEAWARELGYTSTVLETGSRQTEALGLYQKSGYVSIPKYGPYIDLPDSICFQKTI, encoded by the coding sequence ATGATTGATATTTATTTAAAACGCACAACCAGCGATAATGCTGATTTTAGGTTATTAATCAAGGAACTGGATGCCGACCTGCGCCAACGTAACGGCGAAGTAATGGATATCTACGATCAGCATAATATCATTGAACAAATTGACACCGTTGTGATAGCCTACGCTGGCGATGAACCCGCTGGTTGCGGATGCTTTAAAGATTATGATGCCAATACTGTAGAAGTAAAACGGATGTACGTTCGACCGGCTTACAGAGGGAATAAGATCAGCGCGAAAATTCTGACTGAGTTAGAAGCCTGGGCGCGTGAACTCGGCTATACTTCAACCGTACTCGAAACAGGCAGCCGGCAGACCGAAGCCCTTGGCCTTTATCAAAAGTCAGGTTATGTGAGCATACCCAAATATGGACCTTATATCGACTTGCCCGATAGTATCTGCTTTCAAAAAACGATTTAA
- the pxpB gene encoding 5-oxoprolinase subunit PxpB produces the protein MQDIAITPKIYYLSEQAVTIEFGTAMSEKLLRYIAAINRNIRQNPFPGFIDSVTAYTTISIFYDPLRVIQVNKMAGADCFEKVSGYLNDLLKHPVKQVDDKKNIVTIPVCYGGEYGPDVNDIAKMNRLTPEQVISFHNSATYKVYMMGFAPGFAYLGGMDSRLNSPRKAIPVSAIPAGSIGIAGRQTGIYPFQTPGGWQIIGRTPLVMFDAKRPQPSVLKGEDTVVFKPISKEEFEFLSEQQNADRNS, from the coding sequence ATGCAGGATATAGCCATCACCCCTAAGATATATTACCTCAGCGAACAAGCCGTTACGATTGAGTTCGGCACTGCAATGAGCGAAAAATTATTGCGCTATATTGCAGCAATAAACCGCAACATCCGTCAAAATCCTTTTCCCGGATTTATTGACTCCGTTACTGCCTATACAACGATCAGTATTTTTTATGATCCGCTTCGGGTGATACAGGTAAACAAAATGGCAGGTGCCGATTGCTTTGAGAAGGTATCGGGTTATCTAAACGATTTATTAAAGCACCCGGTTAAACAGGTAGACGATAAAAAGAATATTGTAACTATCCCGGTTTGTTATGGCGGAGAATATGGCCCGGATGTAAATGACATCGCCAAAATGAACAGGCTTACACCAGAGCAGGTGATCAGTTTTCACAATTCGGCTACATATAAGGTTTATATGATGGGTTTTGCACCGGGCTTTGCCTACCTTGGGGGTATGGATTCCCGGTTAAACAGCCCCCGTAAAGCCATCCCTGTAAGTGCAATACCGGCAGGTTCAATAGGTATTGCAGGCAGGCAAACAGGGATATATCCTTTCCAAACTCCGGGCGGATGGCAGATCATAGGGCGTACGCCACTTGTAATGTTTGATGCAAAAAGACCGCAGCCATCAGTGTTGAAGGGCGAAGACACCGTAGTATTTAAACCTATCAGTAAGGAGGAGTTTGAATTTTTAAGCGAACAGCAGAATGCAGATAGAAATAGTTAA
- a CDS encoding biotin-dependent carboxyltransferase family protein: MQIEIVKAGLLSTIQDLGRQAHRWQAVPVSGAMDVLSARLANKALGNNDNDAVIEFTYAGASFKALTDILIAYCGDSAILTVNDQVIKADRAVFIPAGTLINLDNNNQGVRTYLAIAGGWDVPDVLNSKSTYITAAIGGLDGRSLKNGDVLTANKDLNKATAKIYDALSGGQIKYLEWKVNRSMFIQEGTKDVRVVPAQEFTWFNSDSLLGFLSKPYQLSQQSNRMGYRLDGWKLNRRTTGELLSTAVSPGTLQVSHDGSLMLLMADCQTTGGYPRIAQVAAVDLPICAQLKPGDAICFHEISRQEAERLYIEREEQLTQLSVAIQNKYL, from the coding sequence ATGCAGATAGAAATAGTTAAGGCAGGTTTGCTTTCTACCATTCAGGATCTTGGCCGGCAGGCGCATAGATGGCAAGCCGTACCCGTATCTGGTGCAATGGACGTATTAAGTGCACGGTTAGCCAACAAAGCCTTGGGTAATAATGATAACGACGCTGTAATAGAGTTTACTTATGCGGGTGCCTCCTTTAAAGCCTTAACCGATATATTAATTGCTTATTGCGGCGACAGTGCTATTTTGACGGTTAATGATCAGGTTATTAAAGCAGATCGGGCTGTTTTTATTCCCGCAGGTACTTTAATCAATTTGGATAATAATAATCAGGGGGTACGTACTTATCTTGCAATTGCAGGCGGATGGGATGTGCCGGATGTTTTAAATAGCAAGAGCACCTACATCACCGCGGCAATAGGCGGTTTAGATGGTCGCTCTTTAAAAAATGGTGATGTATTAACTGCCAATAAAGATTTAAATAAAGCGACAGCTAAAATATATGATGCGCTAAGCGGCGGGCAGATAAAGTACCTGGAATGGAAAGTGAACCGGTCAATGTTTATTCAGGAGGGCACTAAAGATGTAAGGGTTGTTCCCGCGCAGGAATTCACCTGGTTTAATAGTGATTCGCTTTTAGGCTTTCTATCCAAACCTTACCAGCTAAGCCAGCAAAGCAACCGCATGGGGTACCGTTTAGATGGATGGAAGTTGAATAGACGCACCACAGGTGAGTTACTTTCCACTGCCGTATCACCGGGAACATTACAGGTAAGTCATGATGGCAGCTTGATGCTGTTAATGGCCGATTGCCAGACAACCGGGGGGTATCCGCGTATTGCGCAGGTGGCGGCGGTAGACTTGCCCATCTGTGCACAGTTAAAGCCCGGAGATGCTATATGTTTTCATGAAATTAGCCGCCAGGAGGCTGAGCGGCTTTATATAGAAAGGGAGGAGCAACTGACCCAATTATCTGTTGCTATCCAAAATAAGTATTTATAG
- a CDS encoding LamB/YcsF family protein, with amino-acid sequence MQTIDLNCDMGEAFGNYPMPNDEILMDYITSANIACGYHAGDPEVMQHTVAMAIKKNVAIGAHPGLPDLQGFGRRELRITANEAYQMTVYQIGALYGFVKAAGGKLHHVKAHGALYNMAAKDAALARAIVQAVHDFDASLILYALAGSEMIAAAKTMGLASASEVFADRTYQDDGSLTPRSQGNALITDEQQSVAQVLRMVKQQEVLTVSNKSISLRAETLCLHGDGAHAVEFARMISQKLKDEGVMVKAPQQHG; translated from the coding sequence ATGCAAACTATTGACCTGAACTGTGATATGGGCGAGGCATTTGGTAATTACCCGATGCCTAATGATGAGATATTAATGGATTATATTACCTCTGCCAATATTGCCTGCGGCTACCATGCAGGAGACCCTGAGGTAATGCAACATACGGTTGCAATGGCCATTAAAAAAAATGTGGCTATAGGCGCGCATCCGGGCTTGCCTGATTTGCAGGGTTTTGGCCGCCGCGAATTGAGGATCACAGCTAATGAAGCGTACCAGATGACGGTTTACCAGATAGGCGCTTTGTACGGTTTTGTAAAAGCCGCAGGCGGAAAGCTGCACCACGTTAAGGCACATGGCGCCCTTTATAATATGGCTGCTAAAGACGCAGCCCTGGCCAGGGCTATTGTGCAGGCCGTGCATGATTTTGATGCATCTTTAATTTTATATGCGTTAGCAGGCAGCGAAATGATTGCAGCTGCAAAAACAATGGGGCTGGCCAGTGCTTCTGAAGTATTTGCCGACCGTACCTACCAGGATGATGGTTCGCTTACGCCGCGGTCGCAAGGTAATGCGTTAATTACCGATGAACAGCAATCAGTAGCGCAGGTACTGCGTATGGTTAAACAGCAGGAAGTATTAACGGTAAGTAATAAAAGCATATCGCTAAGGGCCGAAACGCTTTGCCTGCATGGCGACGGCGCACACGCTGTTGAATTTGCTCGTATGATCAGTCAGAAATTGAAAGATGAAGGTGTAATGGTTAAAGCCCCTCAGCAGCATGGCTAA
- a CDS encoding NRAMP family divalent metal transporter: protein MAKKRNLSVLLGAVFLMATSAIGPGFLTQTAVFTAELGASFGFVILLSVVLDAIAQLNIWRIITMSGQPAQDIANRVMPGLGYFISFLVFLGGLAFNIGNIAGAGLGLNVLLGVTVWQGAIMSAIMAIGIFIYKEAGKAMDLFAKLLGGLKILLALFVAYISKPPLAEAAVRAVAPTHFSFAAVLTIVGGTVGGYITFAGAHRLLDAKVTGLQNLPAVNRGALSAVGLASLMRVLLFIAALGVVSAGVKLDPTNPAASVFQSATGAWGYKLFGLVMWAAGISSVVGSAYTSISFVKTFHPVILKYNRELIISFIMISCCIFLLIGKPVKTLIAVGAINGCILPISLGTMLFAAYRTKIVNSYKQPAWLTVAGIIVVVTMAWMSYGALKQILLSN from the coding sequence ATGGCTAAAAAGCGTAACCTTAGCGTATTGCTTGGTGCCGTTTTTCTGATGGCTACTTCAGCCATTGGTCCTGGCTTTTTAACACAAACTGCCGTATTTACTGCGGAGTTAGGAGCAAGCTTTGGTTTTGTTATTTTGCTTTCGGTTGTTTTAGATGCCATTGCCCAGCTTAATATCTGGCGCATCATTACCATGTCGGGCCAACCCGCACAGGACATCGCCAACAGGGTAATGCCCGGCTTAGGTTATTTCATATCATTCCTGGTTTTTTTAGGTGGTTTGGCTTTCAATATTGGCAACATAGCCGGAGCAGGTTTAGGCTTAAATGTTTTGCTTGGTGTAACTGTATGGCAGGGTGCTATTATGAGTGCTATTATGGCTATCGGTATTTTTATTTATAAAGAAGCTGGTAAAGCGATGGATTTGTTTGCCAAGTTGCTTGGCGGCTTGAAAATACTGCTGGCGCTTTTTGTGGCTTATATCAGCAAACCGCCACTTGCCGAGGCTGCGGTCAGGGCAGTTGCACCTACCCATTTTAGTTTTGCCGCAGTGCTCACCATAGTTGGTGGTACGGTTGGCGGATACATCACTTTTGCAGGGGCGCATCGCCTGCTTGATGCAAAAGTAACCGGACTGCAAAATCTCCCTGCTGTAAACCGTGGCGCTTTAAGTGCTGTAGGTTTAGCGTCGCTAATGCGGGTGCTGCTGTTTATTGCTGCTTTAGGCGTGGTAAGTGCCGGTGTTAAGTTAGATCCTACAAATCCGGCTGCTTCTGTATTTCAATCGGCAACCGGTGCATGGGGATATAAGCTTTTTGGACTGGTGATGTGGGCTGCGGGCATTTCGTCGGTAGTTGGGTCAGCGTATACCTCTATCTCTTTTGTAAAGACATTTCATCCTGTCATCTTAAAATATAACCGGGAACTGATCATCAGTTTTATCATGATCTCCTGCTGTATATTTTTATTGATCGGTAAGCCTGTAAAAACGTTGATTGCAGTAGGGGCTATAAATGGTTGTATATTACCTATCTCATTAGGTACTATGCTTTTTGCAGCATATCGTACTAAAATTGTAAATAGCTATAAGCAGCCTGCATGGCTTACTGTAGCAGGTATAATTGTAGTAGTAACTATGGCGTGGATGAGCTACGGTGCTTTAAAACAAATACTTTTATCAAATTAA